The Raphanus sativus cultivar WK10039 chromosome 6, ASM80110v3, whole genome shotgun sequence sequence tggatgaccgatatataatctaattggatttaaattgtaatagtttcataatttgtaatcttataatcgaaattttaaagttcactattttgaaatttatgaaattatgacgtttctacaaaaatttaaattaagattaattattgtattatttggaaacattgatagtagtataaaaaatatattgtttggaaacattgatagtagtataaagaaataagtatattgtttggaaacattgatagtagtataaagaaataagtatattgtttgggaacatggatagtagtataaagaaatgaacattagtgatttaatgtatgtttaactataaagtataaaggtgtatttaatttaaaaacttacaaaataaatgttaggtccaacagaatgtttttgttttaataagatagatgcatGTCAATCAACCTTAATGTTAATACATCGTATTCATACATATACGTATTTGCATGTATACAATACTTTCACTATCAGACGATGCTCTTTCCAAATTCTATACGGCATTTAGTTTGCACTTAATGCAAACTGCAAAGGCCTTTGAAAACAAATGTGGTCGTTGGAGTAGTCATTGTTTCTGTTGCTTATTTTCTGGTCTCGAGACTATCgtccaataaaataaatttaaagcTTTTGAAAACAGGTGTGGTCGTTAGAGTAGTCATTATTGTAAAATACATGCATGCTTATcgatttatcttttattttattttgtttcgcAACAGGTGACCAAGCTTAAAGATGGGCTTGCAATGGGCCTAGCTTTCAATCACGCGGTCCTTGACGGAACTGCCACATGGCACTTCATGTGCTCATGGGCCGAGATCTGTCGCGGAGCCCAAACCATCTCGACACAACCATTTCTCGACCGAGCCAAGGCACGTGACACGCGCGTGAAACTCGACCTCGCTTCCCCAAAGGACCCTAACGCGTCCTCCAACGGCGACGCCACGGCTGAACCGCCGCAGCTCGTGGAGAAGGTCTTCAAGTTCTCCGACTCAGCCATCCACACGATCAAGTCAAGAGCCAACTCAGCCGTCCCACCCGACAACGGCTCAAAGCCCTTCTCCACTTTCCAGTCCCTCACGTCACACATCTGGCGCCACGTCACCCTCGCGCGTGGGCTCAAACCCGAAGACATCACCGTCTTCACCGTCTTCGCCGACTGCCGCCGCCGCGTCGACCCGCCGATGCCGGAGGAGTACTTCGGAAACATGATTCAGGCCGTCTTCACGGGAACGGCGGCGGGGATGCTTGCGGCGCACGGGCCGGAGTTCGGAGCCTCCGTGGTTCAGAAAGCCATCGTGGCGCACAACGCGCGTGTGGTGGACGCGCGGAACGAGGAGTGGGAGAAGTCGCCGAAGATATTCCAGTTCAAAGACGCGGGAGTGAACTGCGTGGCGGTGGGGAGCTCGCCGAGGTTCCGTGTCTACGAGGTGGACTTCGGTTGGGGTAAACCGGAAACGGTTAGGAGCGGTTCGAATAACCGGTTTAATGGGATGATGTATCTGTACCCGGGGAAAGCTGGAGGTGTGAGCATCGATGTGGAGATCACGCTTGAAGCTCATGTCATGGAGAAGCTAGAGAAGAGCAAAGAGTTTTTACTGGTCGAGGAGGAAGAAAATGGAAGCAAGCTCACCAATGGCAATGGTCATGGTCATGGTCATGCTAATGGTAACGGGTTCGTTTGAGTCGATCAAAATTCAAAGCAGTTTCGTTAATGTGAAAGACCTCTAGTTATCGTAATAATATTGCTCTTTTGTTGATAATAATCAGCAGAATGCTGACGTGTGAGTTAAGTAATTTGATTATGTTGTAGTATGTTGGATTTGAACTTTGGAGTGTTTGGGACATGTACCAAAATGGCTTCTTGCTGTTTGAATTAAGATTCTGAGTAGCTCCATGCTTAAGTATCTCAAATAAAATTTCTTGTctccaaaataataatttctaaaataataacaatttaaaccACATTATAAACTTTGACCatttatactgtatatattataatatattgcaTAACAACTTAATTATTCaacaaactcaaaaaatattaaaactttctatgataaaataactaaaagatATTCACACATATGATTCAAGAATTGTAATCTTATAAAATCTTACTATATCTTATAAAAATGAGAAGTTCTCCATGAcagatatttttagtttatttcacaaaataactttttaagGAGAAAATGACCAAACAATTTCATTAAAAGGTTAATATACACTTATATTCCTAAGTTAACTAATATGTTAAGGCAGTAGGGttgcaaatttttaaaaataaataataaatattaataatttcaaaataaacagagactatttttcatcatttttagtgttattttattgacatgaattttaaaatgacTGTTTGAGAGAATtgctaatataaaatataaatatacagcTTTTAGTTAAATAACTTAACTgctaaatatagaaaaaaaaaataaaattgcagttttgtttttaataatttcttcacaaatctaaaatataaatatattagcATCTCTAATtaacgttttttatttatttcaaaaaattaagaGTGAAATCTAAACTTATATACATCTAATAcaactaaaaataacattttcataGTTTTCATCTACacaaatgattaaattaagaaaatccATATATTATAGTGATTATAATTTTCTCAAATTCAAaacttaaattataataaaattcgATTCAAAATTATAGTATAATTTGATTAACTGGTTGAATTTTAGTGGCTTGAATACCTAATAGGAAGccaatttatatacatataaatttttgatCCTAGTgagtttattttttgtatatccaaatatattttcatgatCAAGGTAAAAGATATCATAATCATACGTAAATGgattaaatactttttttttgttaaagaaaatggattaattaattaaaaagtcatatatacaaatttaaatatatgctGCATAgaaaacttgaaaatatataaatttacatatggAAATTATAATCTgtataaaagattttttttaattttttaaaaattgaaagtgtggatcaaaatttatatatgattagAAGTGGAATAAAAATTGACTTTTTTAAGTGTGAACACAATGATACCAAATTATCAATTAGCCTTTTTTTACAAACTAAAACGAACAATGGTGGGTGATAGAAGGAAAATATAAAAGCCCAAACAAGATAGTTGTCTAGGTGATAGAAGGAAAATATAAAAGCCCAGACCAGCCCACTAGATCGTTGTCGAGGTTTTTAACTTATTACTGCTCTCTCTTGGGGTTACTTTATTGCGGTTTCTCTTTCTCAGCTCTTGCCGGCGACTGTGTTTTGCATCTTCTCCAATGTCCAGTTGTAGCCAGGAACCCAATTTACTGGTTAAGCGAAAACCGGAAGATGGTTTGGAGACCGAACCGGTTCTGAAGAAACGTAAAGAAAAATCCGAGGAGAATGAGATCGAATCAAGGGTTGAGCTGCTGTTGTTGTCTGATGAGAAGTCTACTACTTTGGTAATATAAAGTTTGAATTATTTTGTTGTATATATGCTTTTATGTTGCTGTTGTTTGTTAGATATTTTTACAAGTTTAATGTTCAATAAAGCCATCTTCTTTGTTATATCAGGAACAGGagacagtggagaccacagaaCCTGTTCAGGAACCGAAGAGGAAGACCCTATTTGTTTCTAATCTCCCTGCTTACACAAAAGTTGCAGACATGTAAGAATCactcttcattttttttccaGTTTCCACTTAACTCGGAGCTAACTTTTAGGTTTCTCATCTCATCTCAGCCTCTGTTTCTTCGAAGACGTGGGACAAGTTGTTCGTGTTCGACTTGTTGTAAACGACCTGGGAGTTTTTAAAGGCGATGCCTTTGTTGAGTTTGCTTCTGCCCACCAAGCTAACAAGGTGATGAGACTATACCGATTATGATCATTTTGAGAAACCAAGTCTTTTACTGATATGATGATAAcagaattgattttttttttaattattattatgctCTTAGGCACtggaagaaaagaagaatgatAAATTTCTGAACTGGCGCAATATTTTCCTTGATGTGGCTAATAAGGGAGAGGAAGCTTGCTTTCCACCCAAGTAAATACTCATttaaatttgttcttttttttttgttaacactATCATTGCTAAGTGCTTTTATGCTGATTAACActattactcttttttttttggttaattaggTATTGCATAGATCACAAAGTTTGGTAAGCCATTTTACTATCTGCCTCTTGAGAAGTgggattttatatttttttactatttgGAGAGATCACACCAGGGATTTTTCATCTTATTCCAGGTAcctagaagaggaagaagactacCTTCaacaagaaggagaagaagatgaagacaaCATTCAacaagtagaagaagaagaagaagaagatgaagactaCCTTCAACAAGAAAGCCTTcccattgaagaagaagaagatgagacacCTCCCAACGCTGAGGTACCATGAGCCTACTTTTTGTTGTTAAGACCTTTTTCTCTTTAAAGAGTCCTGCTAATTAATACACTTTGGCTTCAGGAAGATTCCGTACTCTTCATGGCTAATCTCTCTCCACAAACAACTAAAATATCACAGATGTACGTATCCACTTTTTGTTCTCtctgctgttttttttttctatgactgatgattacttttttttttttgcagcatcAAGTTCTTCAAATATATTGGTGGTGTTGTTAGTGTGCGACTTATTGTAAACCAACAGCGCAAGCATGTGGGCTACGCCTTTGTTGAGTTTGTTGATGCTAAACGAGCTAATTTGGTGagtgctttttttttctttctttcgtgtatattaattatgaaataagtataaaatcaatttttgttcTAAAGTTTTCGAGTATCTTTTGTACTATTAGGCGCTGAAAAATAAGAATGGTGAATACTTGCACGATCATGAGATTttgttgatgagaagagttgAGGAGGACACTCCCCATTCTGCTGAGGTATCTCTTCTTATTATTCATCAGAATATTTCACGCTTACCCATTTTTTTCTTGATATGCAAGTTAAGTCTTTTTATCCTAACACACTTTGCTTTTAAATCCAGACAGCTACCACTGTAAGAGATAAGACGCTCTTTGTTGACCATCTCTCTACGAAAACTAGAATATCAAATATGTAAGTAGCACCTAAAATTTCTTCTACTTTGGATCAAGTTCTTCATGACTGATATGTATTAATCATTCTCAATTTTTACTTACAGCATCAATTTCTTTAAAGATGTTGGAGAAGTTGTTCATGTTCGACTTATGGTAGACAAAAGTACCGTTCCGATGAGGTCTGGCTATGTTGAGTTTGCTTCTGCTGCCGAAGCTGAGAAGGTGAGAGAGTATTTtacagtaataataataataatgaaaattatttttacttttcatttgaaaaagtagtgtatagttatttttattaaaatcctAGTATTAGTTATTTTGAAGTACGATTTTACTGATCAAATCGTTTTCTCTTTCGAATGCTGGAGGCGATGGAGGAGAAGAACGGCAAATATTTAAACAGACGCAAGCTTTATTTAGCTTTCGTTAAGGAGCATTCACGATTCAAGTAA is a genomic window containing:
- the LOC108811009 gene encoding BAHD acyltransferase DCR, yielding MKIKITSKTHVQPNKPILGKKQFHLTTFDLPYLAFYYNQKFLLYKFENLLDLEESTFQNNVVGKLKDGLGSVLEDFYQLAGKLAKDEEGVFRVEYDAEDEEINGVEFSVAEAADVSVDDLTAEDGTAQFKELVPYNGILNLEGLSRPLLAVQVTKLKDGLAMGLAFNHAVLDGTATWHFMCSWAEICRGAQTISTQPFLDRAKARDTRVKLDLASPKDPNASSNGDATAEPPQLVEKVFKFSDSAIHTIKSRANSAVPPDNGSKPFSTFQSLTSHIWRHVTLARGLKPEDITVFTVFADCRRRVDPPMPEEYFGNMIQAVFTGTAAGMLAAHGPEFGASVVQKAIVAHNARVVDARNEEWEKSPKIFQFKDAGVNCVAVGSSPRFRVYEVDFGWGKPETVRSGSNNRFNGMMYLYPGKAGGVSIDVEITLEAHVMEKLEKSKEFLLVEEEENGSKLTNGNGHGHGHANGNGFV
- the LOC108809180 gene encoding uncharacterized protein LOC108809180 isoform X2, which encodes MSSCSQEPNLLVKRKPEDGLETEPVLKKRKEKSEENEIESRVELLLLSDEKSTTLEQETVETTEPVQEPKRKTLFVSNLPAYTKVADILCFFEDVGQVVRVRLVVNDLGVFKGDAFVEFASAHQANKALEEKKNDKFLNWRNIFLDVANKGEEACFPPKYCIDHKVWYLEEEEDYLQQEGEEDEDNIQQVEEEEEEDEDYLQQESLPIEEEEDETPPNAEEDSVLFMANLSPQTTKISQIIKFFKYIGGVVSVRLIVNQQRKHVGYAFVEFVDAKRANLALKNKNGEYLHDHEILLMRRVEEDTPHSAETATTVRDKTLFVDHLSTKTRISNIINFFKDVGEVVHVRLMVDKSTVPMRSGYVEFASAAEAEKAMEEKNGKYLNRRKLYLAFVKEHSRFKYCIDHKVWFEDYLQRESLLLQENASVDETPDFDEDVSSSKKTLFTDFSQKKNVPVNIPNIISFFEDVGEVASVRLIVDRWGISSGCCCVEFATGTESKKGFDIYRHVKGIFVKRPEIAPYPFRPK
- the LOC108809180 gene encoding uncharacterized protein LOC108809180 isoform X1, which translates into the protein MSSCSQEPNLLVKRKPEDGLETEPVLKKRKEKSEENEIESRVELLLLSDEKSTTLEQETVETTEPVQEPKRKTLFVSNLPAYTKVADILCFFEDVGQVVRVRLVVNDLGVFKGDAFVEFASAHQANKALEEKKNDKFLNWRNIFLDVANKGEEACFPPKYCIDHKVWYLEEEEDYLQQEGEEDEDNIQQVEEEEEEDEDYLQQESLPIEEEEDETPPNAEEDSVLFMANLSPQTTKISQIIKFFKYIGGVVSVRLIVNQQRKHVGYAFVEFVDAKRANLALKNKNGEYLHDHEILLMRRVEEDTPHSAETATTVRDKTLFVDHLSTKTRISNIINFFKDVGEVVHVRLMVDKSTVPMRSGYVEFASAAEAEKAMEEKNGKYLNRRKLYLAFVKEHSRFKYCIDHKVWFEDYLQRESLLLQENASVDETPDFDEDVSSSKKTLFTDFSQKKNVPVNIPNIISFFEDVGEVASVRLIVDRWGISSGCCCVEFATGTESKKGFDIYRHVKGIFVKRPEIAPYPFRPKYNLTDLAEKLWCEDELRREGFGLPTRSKPKEEEIAIPCKEKVTFCGKKITFSDEDDEEEEKEKKALWSL